From Parambassis ranga chromosome 9, fParRan2.1, whole genome shotgun sequence, the proteins below share one genomic window:
- the atp2a2a gene encoding sarcoplasmic/endoplasmic reticulum calcium ATPase 2 isoform X2 — MENAHTKSVEEVYSYFCVNESTGLSLDEVKRQKEKWGLNELPAEEGKSLWELVLEQFEDLLVRILLLAACISFVLAWFEEGEETITAFVEPFVILLILIANAIVGVWQERNAEDAIEALKEYEPEMGKVYRQDRKTVQRIKARDIVPGDIVEVAVGDKVPADIRICSIKSTTLRVDQSILTGESVSVIKHTDPVPDPRAVNQDKKNMLFSGTNIAAGKAVGVVVATGVNTEIGKIRDEMAATEQEKTPLQQKLDEFGEQLSKVISIICVAVWIINIGHFNDPVHGGSWIRGAVYYFKIAVALAVAAIPEGLPAVITTCLALGTRRMAKKNAIVRSLPSVETLGCTSVICSDKTGTLTTNQMSVCRMFVIDKAEGDSCSLSEFTITGSTYAPEGEVYQDGKLMRCSQYDALVELATICALCNDSSLDFNEVKGVYEKVGEATETALTCLVEKMNVFDTEVHNLSKIDRANACNSVIKQLMRKEFTLEFSRDRKSMSVYCTPNKSRSSMGKMFVKGAPEGVIERCTHVRVGNHKVPLNKSIKEKIMSVIREYGTGRDTLRCLALATRDSPPKMEDMILSDTAKFSEYESDLTFVGCVGMLDPPRQEVAASIKLCRQAGIRVIMITGDNKGTAVAICRRIGILTEEDDVERMAFTGREFDELSPSTQREAVTHARCFARVEPSHKSKIVEFLQGFDEITAMTGDGVNDAPALKKAEIGIAMGSGTAVAKSASEMVLADDNFSSIVAAVEEGRAIYNNMKQFIRYLISSNVGEVVCIFLTAALGFPEALIPVQLLWVNLVTDGLPATALGFNPPDLDIMEKPPRNAKEPLISGWLFFRYLAIGGYVGAATVGAAAWWFTLSEEGPQVTLYQLSHFLQCAPDNPDFDGLDCEVFESPYPMTMALSVLVTIEMCNALNSLSENQSLLRMPPWENIWLLGAICLSMSLHFLILYVDPLPVIFQITPLDTTQWMMVLKISLPVILLDELLKCVARNYLEFAKAK, encoded by the exons ATGGAGAACGCTCACACGAAGAGTGTGGAAGAAGTTTACAGTTATTTCTGCGTCAATGAGAGCACAGGACTTTCTCTGGACGAGGtgaagagacagaaggagaaatgGGGCCTAAACG agctgccagCAGAGGAAG GGAAATCCTTATGGGAACTGGTCCTTGAACAGTTTGAAGATTTACTTGTTCGAATTCTTCTGCTGGCTGCATGTATATCTTTT GTCCTGGCCTGGTTTGAGGAGGGGGAAGAAACAATTACAGCATTTGTGGAGCCTTTTGTAATTTTACTCATTCTAATAGCAAACGCCATTGTCGGTGTGTGGCAG GAACGCAATGCTGAGGATGCTATTGAGGCACTGAAAGAGTATGAGCCTGAGATGGGGAAAGTGTACCGGCAGGACAGGAAGACTGTGCAGAGGATCAAGGCTAGAGACATCGTGCCTGGAGACATCGTGGAGGTCGCTG TTGGAGACAAGGTGCCTGCTGATATCCGGATCTGTTCAATCAAGTCAACTACTCTGAGGGTAGATCAGTCCATTTTGACAG GCGAATCTGTCTCTGTCATCAAACATACCGACCCTGTGCCTGACCCTCGAGCCGTAAATCAAGACAAGAAGAACATGCTTTTCTCC GGCACCAACATTGCAGCTGGAAAGGCCGTGGGTGTGGTCGTTGCCACTGGTGTTAACACAGAAATCGGTAAGATCCGTGACGAGATGGCGGCCACGGAGCAGGAGAAGACgccactgcagcagaagttGGATGAATTTGGTGAACAGCTGTCAAAGGTCATTTCCATCATCTGCGTTGCCGTGTGGATCATCAACATCGGGCATTTTAACGACCCTGTCCACGGAGGCTCCTGGATCCGTGGGGCTGTCTACTACTTCAAGATCGCTGTAGCGCTGGCTGTGGCTGCCATCCCCGAGGGTCTTCCTGCCGTCATCACCACCTGCCTGGCCCTTGGCACTCGCCGCATGGCCAAAAAGAACGCCATTGTCCGCAGCCTCCCCTCTGTGGAGACCCTAGGCTGCACCTCTGTTATCTGCTCTGACAAAACTGGAACCCTGACCACCAACcagatgtctgtctgcaga ATGTTTGTTATCGACAAAGCTGAAGGCGACAGCTGTTCCCTGTCAGAGTTTACCATCACAGGCTCTACCTACGCTCCTGAGGGAGAAGT GTACCAGGATGGCAAACTAATGAGGTGCTCCCAGTATGATGCCTTGGTTGAGCTTGCCACCATCTGTGCCCTGTGCAACGATTCCTCCTTGGATTTCAACGAG GTGAAAGGTGTATATGAGAAGGTCGGTGAGGCCACAGAGACTGCGCTGACCTGCCTGGTGGAAAAGATGAACGTCTTTGACACCGAAGTCCACAACCTGTCCAAGATTGACAGAGCCAATGCTTGCAACTCG GTGATCAAACAGCTGATGAGGAAGGAGTTCACCCTGGAGTTCTccagagacaggaagtcaaTGTCTGTCTACTGCACACCAAACAAGTCCCGTTCATCCATGGGCAAAATGTTTGTTAAG GGCGCCCCAGAGGGAGTCATTGAGAGATGTACTCATGTCAGAGTTGGCAACCACAAAGTTCCCCTCAACAAATCCATTAAAGAGAAGATCATGTCCGTTATCCGTGAGTATGGCACAGGTCGTGACACCCTAAGGTGCTTGGCTTTGGCCACACGAGATAGCCCACCCAAAATGGAGGACATGATACTGTCCGACACCGCCAAGTTCTCTGAGTATGAG TCTGACCTGACCTTCGTTGGCTGTGTTGGCATGCTGGACCCTCCCAGACAGGAGGTGGCTGCCTCTATCAAGCTGTGCCGTCAAGCTGGCATCCGTGTCATCATGATCACCGGAGACAACAAGGGCACAGCTGTGGCTATCTGCCGCCGCATTGGCATCTTGACAGAGGAGGACGATGTTGAGCGAATGGCCTTCACTGGACGCGAGTTTGACGAACTCTCACCCTCTACACAGCGGGAGGCGGTGACTCATGCACGCTGTTTCGCCCGGGTGGAGCCCTCCCATAAGTCCAAGATTGTTGAGTTCTTGCAAGGATTTGATGAGATCACAGCGATG ACAGGTGATGGCGTGAACGACGCCCCTGCTTTGAAAAAGGCAGAGATTGGCATCGCTATGGGCTCTGGCACTGCCGTGGCCAAGTCCGCCTCTGAGATGGTCCTCGCTGATGACAACTTCTCTTCCATTGTGGCTGCTGTTGAAGAGGGCAGAGCTATTTACAATAACATGAAGCAGTTCATCAGATACCTTATCTCTTCAAATGTGGGTGAGGTTGTCTG CATCttcctgactgcagctctgggCTTCCCTGAAGCTCTGATCCCAGTTCAGCTGCTATGGGTCAACCTGGTGACTGACGGCCTCCCTGCCACCGCACTGGGCTTCAACCCTCCAGATCTGGACATAATGGAGAAGCCTCCCCGCAATGCTAAGGAGCCCCTCATCTCTGGCTGGCTTTTCTTCAGATACCTGGCCATTGGAG GCTACGTGGGTGCCGCTACTGTGGGAGCTGCTGCGTGGTGGTTTACCCTCTCTGAAGAGGGTCCGCAGGTCACTCTGTACCAGCTG AGCCacttcctccagtgtgcacCAGACAACCCAGATTTTGACGGCCTGGACTGCGAAGTGTTTGAGTCACCCTATCCGATGACCATGGCCCTGTCTGTACTCGTCACCATCGAGATGTGCAATGCTCTGAACAG tctgtcagagaACCAGTCCCTGCTGAGGATGCCTCCTTGGGAGAACATTTGGCTGCTGGGGGCCATCTGCCTCTCCATGTCCCTACACTTCCTCATCCTCTATGTGGATCCTCTGCCT GTCATCTTCCAGATCACCCCTCTAGACACAACACAGTGGATGATGGTGCTGAAGATCTCCCTGCCAGTCATCCTGCTGGACGAGCTGCTTAAGTGTGTGGCCAGGAACTACTTGGAATTCG CAAAGGCCAAGTAA
- the atp2a2a gene encoding sarcoplasmic/endoplasmic reticulum calcium ATPase 2 isoform X1 — protein sequence MENAHTKSVEEVYSYFCVNESTGLSLDEVKRQKEKWGLNELPAEEGKSLWELVLEQFEDLLVRILLLAACISFVLAWFEEGEETITAFVEPFVILLILIANAIVGVWQERNAEDAIEALKEYEPEMGKVYRQDRKTVQRIKARDIVPGDIVEVAVGDKVPADIRICSIKSTTLRVDQSILTGESVSVIKHTDPVPDPRAVNQDKKNMLFSGTNIAAGKAVGVVVATGVNTEIGKIRDEMAATEQEKTPLQQKLDEFGEQLSKVISIICVAVWIINIGHFNDPVHGGSWIRGAVYYFKIAVALAVAAIPEGLPAVITTCLALGTRRMAKKNAIVRSLPSVETLGCTSVICSDKTGTLTTNQMSVCRMFVIDKAEGDSCSLSEFTITGSTYAPEGEVYQDGKLMRCSQYDALVELATICALCNDSSLDFNEVKGVYEKVGEATETALTCLVEKMNVFDTEVHNLSKIDRANACNSVIKQLMRKEFTLEFSRDRKSMSVYCTPNKSRSSMGKMFVKGAPEGVIERCTHVRVGNHKVPLNKSIKEKIMSVIREYGTGRDTLRCLALATRDSPPKMEDMILSDTAKFSEYESDLTFVGCVGMLDPPRQEVAASIKLCRQAGIRVIMITGDNKGTAVAICRRIGILTEEDDVERMAFTGREFDELSPSTQREAVTHARCFARVEPSHKSKIVEFLQGFDEITAMTGDGVNDAPALKKAEIGIAMGSGTAVAKSASEMVLADDNFSSIVAAVEEGRAIYNNMKQFIRYLISSNVGEVVCIFLTAALGFPEALIPVQLLWVNLVTDGLPATALGFNPPDLDIMEKPPRNAKEPLISGWLFFRYLAIGGYVGAATVGAAAWWFTLSEEGPQVTLYQLSHFLQCAPDNPDFDGLDCEVFESPYPMTMALSVLVTIEMCNALNSLSENQSLLRMPPWENIWLLGAICLSMSLHFLILYVDPLPVIFQITPLDTTQWMMVLKISLPVILLDELLKCVARNYLEFGKQLEKPAHKGCSLSTCAEGISWPFVAVSLPLVLWIYSTDTNVSAMLWP from the exons ATGGAGAACGCTCACACGAAGAGTGTGGAAGAAGTTTACAGTTATTTCTGCGTCAATGAGAGCACAGGACTTTCTCTGGACGAGGtgaagagacagaaggagaaatgGGGCCTAAACG agctgccagCAGAGGAAG GGAAATCCTTATGGGAACTGGTCCTTGAACAGTTTGAAGATTTACTTGTTCGAATTCTTCTGCTGGCTGCATGTATATCTTTT GTCCTGGCCTGGTTTGAGGAGGGGGAAGAAACAATTACAGCATTTGTGGAGCCTTTTGTAATTTTACTCATTCTAATAGCAAACGCCATTGTCGGTGTGTGGCAG GAACGCAATGCTGAGGATGCTATTGAGGCACTGAAAGAGTATGAGCCTGAGATGGGGAAAGTGTACCGGCAGGACAGGAAGACTGTGCAGAGGATCAAGGCTAGAGACATCGTGCCTGGAGACATCGTGGAGGTCGCTG TTGGAGACAAGGTGCCTGCTGATATCCGGATCTGTTCAATCAAGTCAACTACTCTGAGGGTAGATCAGTCCATTTTGACAG GCGAATCTGTCTCTGTCATCAAACATACCGACCCTGTGCCTGACCCTCGAGCCGTAAATCAAGACAAGAAGAACATGCTTTTCTCC GGCACCAACATTGCAGCTGGAAAGGCCGTGGGTGTGGTCGTTGCCACTGGTGTTAACACAGAAATCGGTAAGATCCGTGACGAGATGGCGGCCACGGAGCAGGAGAAGACgccactgcagcagaagttGGATGAATTTGGTGAACAGCTGTCAAAGGTCATTTCCATCATCTGCGTTGCCGTGTGGATCATCAACATCGGGCATTTTAACGACCCTGTCCACGGAGGCTCCTGGATCCGTGGGGCTGTCTACTACTTCAAGATCGCTGTAGCGCTGGCTGTGGCTGCCATCCCCGAGGGTCTTCCTGCCGTCATCACCACCTGCCTGGCCCTTGGCACTCGCCGCATGGCCAAAAAGAACGCCATTGTCCGCAGCCTCCCCTCTGTGGAGACCCTAGGCTGCACCTCTGTTATCTGCTCTGACAAAACTGGAACCCTGACCACCAACcagatgtctgtctgcaga ATGTTTGTTATCGACAAAGCTGAAGGCGACAGCTGTTCCCTGTCAGAGTTTACCATCACAGGCTCTACCTACGCTCCTGAGGGAGAAGT GTACCAGGATGGCAAACTAATGAGGTGCTCCCAGTATGATGCCTTGGTTGAGCTTGCCACCATCTGTGCCCTGTGCAACGATTCCTCCTTGGATTTCAACGAG GTGAAAGGTGTATATGAGAAGGTCGGTGAGGCCACAGAGACTGCGCTGACCTGCCTGGTGGAAAAGATGAACGTCTTTGACACCGAAGTCCACAACCTGTCCAAGATTGACAGAGCCAATGCTTGCAACTCG GTGATCAAACAGCTGATGAGGAAGGAGTTCACCCTGGAGTTCTccagagacaggaagtcaaTGTCTGTCTACTGCACACCAAACAAGTCCCGTTCATCCATGGGCAAAATGTTTGTTAAG GGCGCCCCAGAGGGAGTCATTGAGAGATGTACTCATGTCAGAGTTGGCAACCACAAAGTTCCCCTCAACAAATCCATTAAAGAGAAGATCATGTCCGTTATCCGTGAGTATGGCACAGGTCGTGACACCCTAAGGTGCTTGGCTTTGGCCACACGAGATAGCCCACCCAAAATGGAGGACATGATACTGTCCGACACCGCCAAGTTCTCTGAGTATGAG TCTGACCTGACCTTCGTTGGCTGTGTTGGCATGCTGGACCCTCCCAGACAGGAGGTGGCTGCCTCTATCAAGCTGTGCCGTCAAGCTGGCATCCGTGTCATCATGATCACCGGAGACAACAAGGGCACAGCTGTGGCTATCTGCCGCCGCATTGGCATCTTGACAGAGGAGGACGATGTTGAGCGAATGGCCTTCACTGGACGCGAGTTTGACGAACTCTCACCCTCTACACAGCGGGAGGCGGTGACTCATGCACGCTGTTTCGCCCGGGTGGAGCCCTCCCATAAGTCCAAGATTGTTGAGTTCTTGCAAGGATTTGATGAGATCACAGCGATG ACAGGTGATGGCGTGAACGACGCCCCTGCTTTGAAAAAGGCAGAGATTGGCATCGCTATGGGCTCTGGCACTGCCGTGGCCAAGTCCGCCTCTGAGATGGTCCTCGCTGATGACAACTTCTCTTCCATTGTGGCTGCTGTTGAAGAGGGCAGAGCTATTTACAATAACATGAAGCAGTTCATCAGATACCTTATCTCTTCAAATGTGGGTGAGGTTGTCTG CATCttcctgactgcagctctgggCTTCCCTGAAGCTCTGATCCCAGTTCAGCTGCTATGGGTCAACCTGGTGACTGACGGCCTCCCTGCCACCGCACTGGGCTTCAACCCTCCAGATCTGGACATAATGGAGAAGCCTCCCCGCAATGCTAAGGAGCCCCTCATCTCTGGCTGGCTTTTCTTCAGATACCTGGCCATTGGAG GCTACGTGGGTGCCGCTACTGTGGGAGCTGCTGCGTGGTGGTTTACCCTCTCTGAAGAGGGTCCGCAGGTCACTCTGTACCAGCTG AGCCacttcctccagtgtgcacCAGACAACCCAGATTTTGACGGCCTGGACTGCGAAGTGTTTGAGTCACCCTATCCGATGACCATGGCCCTGTCTGTACTCGTCACCATCGAGATGTGCAATGCTCTGAACAG tctgtcagagaACCAGTCCCTGCTGAGGATGCCTCCTTGGGAGAACATTTGGCTGCTGGGGGCCATCTGCCTCTCCATGTCCCTACACTTCCTCATCCTCTATGTGGATCCTCTGCCT GTCATCTTCCAGATCACCCCTCTAGACACAACACAGTGGATGATGGTGCTGAAGATCTCCCTGCCAGTCATCCTGCTGGACGAGCTGCTTAAGTGTGTGGCCAGGAACTACTTGGAATTCGGTAAACAGCTGGAGAAGCCGGCCCACAAAGGCTGCTCTCTGTCCACATGCGCCGAGGGCATCTCCTGGCCCTTCGTGGCCGTCTCCCTGCCCCTGGTGCTGTGGATCTACAGCACCGACACTAACGTGTCCGCCATGTTGTGGCCCTGA
- the anapc7 gene encoding anaphase-promoting complex subunit 7, whose amino-acid sequence MNAIDHVRDMAAAGLHSNVRILSSLLLTMSNNNPELFSPAQKYQLLVYHADAIFHDKEYRNAACKYSMALQQKKVLSKTSKVRTSTGGAASNIQAQSLPSEIEVKYKIAECYTILKLDKDAIAVLDGIPSRQRTPKINMMLANLYRKAGQERSAVTSYKEVLRQCPLALDAIIGLLSLSVKGAEVASMTMDVIQSIPNLDWLSVWIKAYAFIHAGDNQRAINTICSLEKKSLLRDNVDLLVSLADVYFRAGDTKNAILKFEQAQMLDPYLIKGMDVYGYLMAREGHLEDVEVLGGRLFNISDQHAEPWVISGCHSFYSKRYSRALYLGAKAIQLNSNSVQALLLKGAALRNMGRVQEAIIHFREAMRLAPCRLDCYEGLIDCYLASNGIREAMGMANNIYKTLGANAQTLTILATVCLEDPVTQEKAKTLLDKALAQRPDYTKAVVKKAELLSREQKYEEGIALLRNALANQSDCVLHRMLGDFLVAVNDYQEAMDQYSIALSLDPNDQKSLEGMQKMEKEESPTDATVELDGDDMEGSGEDGDLEGSDSEAAQWADQEQWFGMQ is encoded by the exons ATGAATGCGATAGATCATGTACGGGACATGGCTGCCGCTGGCCTTCACTCTAATGTCCGGATATTGAGCAGTTTATTGCTGACGATGAGTAATAACAATCC GGAACTGTTCTCACCAGCCCAGAAGTACCAGCTGCTGGTTTACCATGCTGATGCCATCTTTCATGATAAGGAGTACCGCAATGCTGCCTGCAAATACAGCATGGCTCTTCAGCAGAAGAAGGTCCTCAGCAAAACATCTAAAGTTCGTACTTCTACTGGTGGAGCTGCTTCTAACATACAGGCACAG AGTTTGCCATCGGAAATCGAGGTGAAGTACAAAATAGCCGAATGCTACACTATTCTGAAGCTAGACAAGGATGCCATTGCTGTGCTTGATGGAATTCCATCCAGGCAAAGGACTCCAAAG ATCAACATGATGCTAGCTAACCTGTACAGGAAAGCTGGACAGGAGCGTTCTGCTGTGACAAGCTACAAAGAGGTGCTCAGACAGTGTCCCCTCGCCTTGGATGCAATAATTG GCCTCCTATCTCTGTCAGTCAAAGGGGCAGAAGTGGCCTCCATGACTATGGATGTGATCCAAAGCATCCCCAACCTGGACTGGCTCTCAGTTTGGATCAAAGCATATGCCTTCATACATGCAGGGGACAATCAAAGAGCCATTAACACCATTTG CTCTTTAGAGAAGAAATCCCTTCTGAGGGATAACGTGGACCTCCTGGTGAGCCTAGCAGATGTCTATTTCAGAGCAGGTGACACCAAAAATGCTATTCTCAAATTTGAACAAGCCCAGATGCTGGACCCATACCTCATCAAAG GGATGGATGTGTATGGCTACCTGATGGCCCGTGAAGGACACTTGGAGGATGTTGAAGTCCTGGGAGGACGATTGTTTAATATATCTGACCAGCACGCAGAGCCCTGGGTGATTTCTGG ATGTCACAGCTTTTATAGCAAGCGATACTCTAGAGCCCTCTACCTGGGAGCTAAGGCCATCCAGTTGAACAGCAACAGCGTCCAGGCTCTCCTGCTGAAAGGGGCAGCTCTGAGAAACATGGGCCGAGTTCAGGAAGCTATCATCCATTTCAGAGAGGCCATGCGTTTGGCACCGTGCCGGCTCGACTGCTATGAAG GTCTGATCGACTGTTACCTGGCATCCAATGGGATTCGAGAGGCTATGGGAATGGCAAACAACATCTATAAGACTCTGGGGGCCAACGCACAGACTCTCACCATCCTCGCCACAGTGTGCCTGGAAGACCCAGTGACTCAAGAGAAAGCCAAGACCCTGCTGGACAAAGCTTTGGCACAGAGACCCGACTACACCAAGGCTGTGGTGAAAAAGGCTGAACTGCTCA gcCGGGAGCAGAAATATGAAGAAGGGATAGCTCTCCTGCGGAATGCCTTGGCCAATCAAAGTGACTGTGTCCTGCACAGAATGCTGGGAGATTTTCTTGTGGCTGTCAACGATTACCAAGAAGCCATGGACCAGTATAGCATAGCATTAAG CCTGGATCCAAATGACCAGAAATCCTTAGAAGGCATGCAGAAGATGGAGAAGGAAGAAAGTCCCACAGATGCCACAGTGGAGCTGGACGGTGACGACATGGAAGGCAGCGGAGAGGATGGAGATTTGGAGGGCAGTGACAGTGAAGCGGCTCAATGGGCTGATCAGGAACAGTGGTTCGGTATGCAGTGA
- the LOC114441307 gene encoding ubiquitin-conjugating enzyme E2 G1-like yields the protein MTEQSALLLRKQLAELNKNPVEGFSAGLIDDDDIYKWEVVIIGPQDTLFEGGFFKAYLTFPYDYPLRPPKMKFITEIWHPNVAKNGDVCISILHEPGEDKFGYEKPEERWLPIHTVETIMISVISMLADPNSDSPANVDAAKEWREDPNGEFKRKVARCVRKSQEMAFD from the exons ATGACCGAACAATCAGCTTTACTTCTTCGAAAACAACTGGCAG AGCTTAACAAAAACCCTGTGGAGGGCTTTTCAGCCGGTCTGATAGATGATGATGACATCTACAAATGGGAAGTTGTGATCATCGGTCCACAAGACACCCTATT TGAAGGAGGGTTTTTCAAAGCATACCTAACCTTTCCTTATGATTATCCTCTTCGGCCGCCAAAAATGAAGTTCATCACTGAGATCTGGCACCCAAACG TTGCAAAGAACGGGGATGTTTGCATCTCAATTCTGCACGAGCCAGGAGAGGATAAGTTTGGTTATGAAAAGCCAGAGGAGCGCTGGCTTCCTATCCACACAGTAGAGACAATCATGATTAGTGTTATCTCCATGCTGGCAGACCCCAACAGCGATTCACCAGCTAATGTGGATGCTGCG AAAGAGTGGAGGGAGGACCCTAATGGTGAATTCAAGAGGAAGGTGGCTCGCTGCGTAAGAAAAAGTCAAGAGATGGCATTTGATTAG
- the LOC114441306 gene encoding protein FAM216A-like — MMRKRVTFVEHLKKDNLFQNRSGHILMRSAESNKRCADGLECLSHQQVRDMYRGTQINVPAGSQHMKTIHTPKSMMSAPFLQHPALTPGQRRYLCSIASVYSTEHMRRQMKQHYLNLLHTCLQSGQNDTCRRKHGDHQHREDGTKDAEKANMPQRKGSNRTNSDVTLPKIVNR, encoded by the exons ATGATGAGGAAGCGTGTTACGTTTGTAGAGCATCTCAAAAAAGACAACTTGTTCCAAAACAGAAGCGGTCACATATTGATGAG GTCTGCTGAATCAAATAAGCGATGTGCAGATG GCTTAGAATGTCTGTCCCATCAGCAAGTGAGGGACATGTACAGAGGAACACAGATAAATGTGCCTGCTGGCAGCCAGCACATGAAGACAATACACACTCCAAAATCCATGATGTCTGCACCGTTCTTACAG CATCCAGCCCTCACACCTGGACAGAGACGCTACCTCTGCAGCATAGCCAGCGTCTACAGTACAGAGCACATGAGACGGCAGATGAAGCAGCACTATCTCAACCTGCTGCACACATGCCTTCAGTCAG GTCAGAAtgacacctgcaggaggaagcaTGGAGATCATCAGCATAGAGAAGACGGCACAAAGGATGCAGAGAAGGCAAACATGCCACAGAGGAAAGGCAGCAACAGAACTAACTCTGACGTCACGCTCCCGAAGATAGTCAACAGATGA